A window of Pedococcus badiiscoriae genomic DNA:
GAGGGTGCTCATCGGTATGCCGCCCTGCCGCCCGGTGCGGGTCAGCTGACCGTGACCTCGGCCAGCGTGGCGCGGAACCGCCCGTCGCTGACCTGGGACACGCTCGTGAACCACACGAAGACGTACTGGCCCTTGACCGGGGCGGGGGCCTTGAGGACCACCTCACCCGACTTGCCCTGCGAGGAGCCGACCTCCTTGGCGCTGCTGAGGCTGCGGGGGTCGTCCCCGACGTACACCGTCACGTCGGCGGGGTTGGGCAGGACCAGCTTGACGGTGGTCACGGCACGGGCCTGGCCGAGGTCGAGGCGCACTCCCACCCCCTTCTTGAGGCCGCCGAGCTTCGCTGACGCATACCCCTCGGAGCTCCAGAAGGTGGTGTCCTTGCCGTCGAACACCCGCGGGGCCTCCCCGTTGCGCTCGGCACCGTCCCCCTCGGGATCGAAGCCGGTGGCGCCGAGGATGGGGAAGGTCTGCTGGCCGCCCGAACCCGCCAAGGCGCCCGGCTGGGTCGGCGTGACCGTCACCGCCGGGGCCGTCACCTTGACCGTGCCCCTCGGAGCGGGAGGGTTGCCGAGACCGAGGTTGGTGTTGGAGCCGATCTTCGACGCACCGTAGAAGCCGACCACGATGGCCAGGATCAGGAACGCCGCCACGATCGCCAGGACGAACTTGGACTGGTCGCGGGTGGGCGGGGCCCCGGTCTCGGCCGGCAGGAGCAACGGCAGAGGGGGGTCCAACGGCTCCGCCCCCTCCACGAGGGCCTCGTCGAGGGAGATCCGGCGCTGGTCGGCACGCTCCTCGGCCGCCTGGCGCATCGCGCGCCGCTCGGCAGCCTTGTCGGCGGCCGCTCGGGCGAAGCTGCCCACGCGCTGGGCCGCGGCACCGGCCGCCTGACCAGCCACCTGACCGGCGGTGCCGAGGGCGGCCCCGACCGCGCTCGCCGCGGCGGCGGCCTGGGCTGCTGCCGCCGCTCCCGCGCCCGGCTCGCCGCTCCCGGGAGCAGCGGGGTCAGCCTGACCTCCGACGCCTGCCGCGCCTGCCGCGCCTGCCGCGCCCGAAACGCCTGAGTGGGCGGCCGGACCACTGAGCGGGTCGAACCTGGGCGCCGTGCTGCCCGTCGCGGGGGCCGCTGCGGCGGGGCGCGGGCTGTCCACGGCCGGAAGCAGCACGGTCTCGGCGGCGATGCCGGACGCCTTGCCGCTCTGGTCCGCGAGCTCGGCGCGCAGCTCGTCCATCGGCAGCGCGATGGTCCGCGCCATGCCGTCCTCGACCGGGGTGGTGCGCCCGACCCCGTTCACCTGAGCCGTGGCCCACGGCGCGATCTGGGAGGCGAAGTCCCCGGGTGTGAGCGGGCCCTGGTCCTCGTTCAGGGTGAGGCGGCAGAGCGCGTCGAGGTCACCGGGGACACCCGCGGCGATCTCGGACGGAGCCGGGACGCCCCCGACCACGCGCGGGGCGGACTCCACGCCGGCCACCGAGCCGGGCAGCGGCCACCGGCTGGTCAACGCGGCATACGTGAGTGCGACGACCCCGATGGCGTCGACGCGCGCCGCCTGCGTGGCGTCGAGGTCGTCCTCGGCGGCCATCGCGGCGAGGGTGGCCACGCCCCGCACCTTGATGGTGCCGTCGTGGTCGCGCAGCACCGAGTGAGGGGTGAGGCGCAGGTGGTGCAGTCCCCGGCCGCGGGCGGCCTCGAGGCCCGTCGCGGTCTCGCCGACGATGCGGCGGACCTCCTCGGCGGGCAGTCCCCCCTGCTGGAGGATCTGGGCGAGTGAGTGGGCGTCGTGGATGGCCTCCTCGACGAAGAAGGCGATCCCGTCGGACCGGCCCACGTCGAGCACCCGCACGAGACGGTGGTTGTCGAGGCCGGCCACGCGACGGGCGGCATCGAGGGTGGCCTCGGCGTGCGTCTCGTCCTCCGCGAAGCACACGATGACGACGTCGCGCTCGAGCGTCGTGTCGGCGGCTGACCAGCGCTCGGCCCTCGGCAGCTGCTCGATCCGGCGCTGCACGGCATACCGGCCGCCCAGCACGGTCGAAGGGCCTACCCCGTGCACGCTGCCTCCTGCGGTGTCGATGGACGGGTCGCTCCTGGTGCACCAGTCCTGAGGTCCCAGCACGGGTGCGGGGTCATCCTATGGCGTGACCGCTCAGGAGCGGCGTCGCCGCAGGCGTCGTACCAGGGGATCGAGCAGCAGCCCGACCTCCTCGACCCGCATCGCGTGCGCCAGACCGAGGGCGAGCAGCACGAACACCCCACCTCCGACGACCACCTCGGTGAGGGCGCCGGTCCACGACGTGCGCTCCTGCCCGGCAGCCTCGAGGGCACGGAGCACCAGCCAGGTGACGGCCCCGGCGGCGACGGAGGCCAGGCCGAGCCGCACGTAGCTGCGGACGCTCGCGCTCAGCCTCAGCGACCCGAGCCGGCGACGCAGCAGGACGAACCCGAGCACGGCGGCCGCGAGGTTGCTCACGGTCTGCCCGAGGCCCACGACCACCCCGGTGTGCGTGGGGTCTACCACTGCGGCGACGAGGTTGGCGATGGTCGCCACGACGGTGACGACGAGCTGGAGCCGGAACGGCGTCCGGGCGTCCTCGTAGGCGTAGAAGACCCGCTGGATGAGGTACAGCCACCCGAACGGGACCAGCCCCAGCATCATCGCGATCATCACCCGGCCGATGGCGGAGGACTCGGCGGGTGAGTTGTCGAAGAACGCCACCCGTGCCACCTGGGTCCCGAGCAGGATCATCGCCACCGTGCCCGGCACGAGGAGGACGGCCGGCATCCGCAGCCCTCGTCCGAGGTCGGCGACGACCTCCGCGTCGTCGCCCTGGTGCGCGGCGTTGGACAGCCGGGTGAACAGGGCGGTGACCAGCGAGACGGTGATGAGCGAGTGGGGGAGCATGAACAGCAGGAAGGCGTACCCGTACGCGGCGAGCCCCGCGCCCTCCTCGCCCCGGACGTACAGCTGGTGACCGGCCCGGGTCATCACCTGCGACGTGACGATGTAGCCGACCTGGCTGAGGGCCACCGCGGCGAAGGTCCAGCCCGCGACCCTCGAGGCGCTGCCGAGACCGACGCCGCGAAACCCCCAGACGGGGCGGTAGCGGAACCCGCTGGCGCGCAGCGGCAGCCACAGGGCGACCGCCTGCACCGCCACCCCGAGGGTGGCGGTGCCGGCCAGGACCCAGATCATCAGGGGGGTCCAGGCGCCGACCTTGACGTTGGCGGGGAAGGCGAGCTTGAACCACAGCAGGCCGCCGATGGCGACGAGGTTGGCCAGCGCCGGTGCCCACATGTATGCCGTGAAGTGCCCGCGGGCGTTGAGCACCTGGCCGAAGAGCGTGTAGAGCCCGTAGAAGAACACCTGCGGCAGGCAGATGAACGCGAACGCCACCGCCAGCCCGACGGCGTGGGCGTCCCACTCGCGGGTCGCGAAGACCCGGACCAGGAGGGGAGCGGCGAGCGTCACCAGCACGGTCGCCCCGACGAGCAGGGCCAGCGACAGGGTCAGCAGCCGGTTCACGAAGGCGTGCCCGCCGTCGTCGTGGCTGGCGGCCTTGGTGATCTGCGGGACGAGGACGGCGTTCAGCACCCCGCCGGCGAGCAGCAGGTAGAACTGGTTCGGCAGGGTGTTGGCGACCTGGAAGGTGTCGGCGGCGAGCCCGATGCCGATGACGCCGCTGAGCAGGGCCGCGCGGCCGAACCCCAGGACGCGGGACACGACGGTGCCGGCCGCCATCAGGGCGCTGGACCTGGCGAGGCTCTGCTCGCCGGCGGGCCGGTCCGTCATGAGAGGCCTCTCATGACGTGGTCGTCGGCTGGTCGTCGGTCATGCGGTGGTGGCCTCTCGCGGGAGCCGGGCGCCGGGGCGTCGTCGGACGGTGCGCACGATACCGAGCAGTAGGACGAGCCCGCCCACCGCGGCCAGCCCGCCGTAGACCCAGTTGCCCGTCGGGGTGACGCGGACCTGGACGTCGGCGCCCTCGCCGATGACCGTGCCGTCCGGCGTGGTCAACCTGGTCCGGAGCGGGACCGACCCGGCGGCGAGCGCGGTCACGCTCACGGACACGGTGGCCCTGCTCTTGGGGCCGATCCGCAAGATGGGGGGCTGGCTGTCGATGCGCAGGCGCAGGTTGGACGCTTCCACCGTGAGCTTGACGTTCCCGACGGGCACGGCCAGGTCGTTCGTCACGGTGATCTGCAGCCGTCCGGAGTCCGCCAGGAAGTTGATGGTGCTGGCCGACACCTTGACCGCCGTGGTCGTCTGCCTGGCCGCCTGGGTGACCCCGCCGCTGAGGGTGTCCCAGGCGGTCGGGGCGGCTCGCCAGCGGGTCGAGGCGAGCTGTTCGGCGGCGCGGGCCCAGGTGCGCAGGAACTCGTTGCCGTCGTCGCGGATCTGGGCGACACCCCGGACGGTCCGGACCGTCTGCTCGAGCTGGCTGATCCGGGCACTGGTCAGGACGGGCTGGCCACCGCCGGGCTCGACCGTGGGCCGGGTCACCGGCGCGGCTGCCGTCCCGACCGCGTGCCTGGCGCTGGCCAGGAGGACGTCGGTCGTCGTGGGGGTGAGCCAGGGGATGCTGTCCACGGCGGCGAAGAAGGCCCGGGCTGCCGCGGGGTCGGGGTTGAACGAGCGGGGGGCCGCGACGAAGACGCTGCGCCCCTGCGTGCCGGGCAGCTCGTTGAGCAGTGCCACCGAGTCGGCCACGAACTGCTGGGTGCTCAGCACCCCTGCGGATGCGGACGTCGTCTGGGTGAGCAGGGTGCTGAGCGCGTCGTCGTATGCCAGGAGGGGCAAGCCGGTCGTGCTGCGCTGCGCCGAGCCGGGCGAGTTGGTCGTGCCCGGGGTGGTCAGCACCGCGGCCGAGGTCACCTGTCCGGCGAGGGCCGGCTGTTGGAAGAGCCGCCGCAGGGCGGTCTCACGGGTCAAGGTGTAGCCGCCGTCGGCCGGCCACGCCACGTCCGCGCGTCCGCCGAGCCTCTGGGCGACCGCCTGCGAGCGCGCCACCAGGGTGCGCATCAGGGACTGGGCCGTGCTGGCCCCGGCGACCGCGGCGAGGTCGGCGTCGGTGTCAGGCAGGACCCACGGGGTGTGCCGCGCTGCGGCGTCGGTGATGCGGGTCTGGGTCGCGGTGCGGATCGCCGTCTCCGGGTCACTCTGGGCGGCGCTCGAGCCGATGTCCACGCCCCTCTGGAGCAGCGTGGGGGTGAGGGTGGGGTCGATCGCCCAGGTGACGGGCGCGTCCTGGGTGGCGTCGATGACCCGGCTGACCCGGGACCCGTCGGCGAGGGCGTCGCTCCAGGCCTTCTGCCGGCCGGCGCCCGGGCCGCCGAACAGCTGGGGGTCCGGGTCCAGGGTGAGCGGCACGGCCCAGCTGATCGAGATGGGTTCGTACTGCTTGGTCCGTTGGTAGCCGGCGAAGGTCCGGACGCTGGCGGTGCCGGTCTGCACGCTGAGCGGGATGGCGCCGTAGGCCGCCCGTCCCAGCGAAGCCAGTCGATGCACCGTGACGTAGAAGGTCGCCGTCCCCCCGGCCGGCACCGCGCCGGCGAGCCGGGTCCGGCCGACGACGGTGCCCTGGGCCGGGCCGACCTCGGTCGCCCAGTTCTGGACGGCCTCGCGGGTCGACCGCAGGGAGGTGTCGTCGGTGGGCATCACGACGGCCACGGTGGGTCCGTTGAGGGGCCTGGAGCCGTCGTTGCGCATCGTCCCGGTGACGACGAGGTCCTGGCCGGGCAGGGCGACGGCGGGAGTCATTCCCGTGAGGGCGAGGGCGACGCTCGTGGCCGACGCCGAGCCCCTACCCACACCTGCCCTCGAGGCCACACCCGAGGCCGTCCCGGGAGTCGCGGCTCCCAGAGGCAGCGCGATCGCGGCCGCGAGGAGCACGCGGCATACGGAGGCGCGGTGCATCACCCGTCCCCGGCCAGACGCGCCCAGGCCTGCCTCGCGATGCGTCGCTCATTGGGGAAGGTGAGGTGCTCGTGGGCCTCGCGCAGCGGCAGCCAGGCGACATCGATCGCCTCGTGGTCGGGGTCGTTCTCGATGGTGAGATGGCCCCCGGTGGCTTCGAGCAGGTAGTGGTGGACGAACTTGTGCACCCGTCGCTGGCCGGTCGCGAACCAGTAGTCGATGGTGCCGAGCTCGGTCAGGACGCGGCCCTCGATGCCGGTCTCCTCCTCGACCTCGCGGGCCGCCGCCTGCTGGAGCGTCTCGTCGTTCTCGAGGTGCCCCTTGGGCAGGCACCACTCGATCCGGCCGGCGCGGTTGCGGCGCGCGATCACCGCGATCCGGGCGACGCCCTCGTGCACGTCGACGACGATTCCCCCGGCGGAGCGCTCCTCGACCGCGGGCAGCCGGGGCCGGGCGGGCACCAGCCTTTCGGGGTCGCGAGCGGGGGAGGTCACGCTGCCACTCTAACGAGCGCCTACCCTTGACCTCCGTGTCCACCGCCGATCCCCGCGAGCCGCAGACCGGCCCTGCCCCCGCGTCCGGGGCGCCGCTGCTGCCCGAGCTGATGCGTCGGGCCACGGCCCACCTCGCGCCGGTGGTGCCGCTGCTGACCGAGCTCGGTGAGCTCTTCGCGGCGCAGGGCCACGAGCTCGCCCTGGTCGGCGGTCCGGTGCGCGACGCCTTCCTCGGCCGGCTCTCGCCCGACCTCGACTTCACCACCAGCGCGACCCCGGACGAGACGCTCGCGATCCTCCGGCCGTGGGCCGACGCCCACTGGGACATCGGACGCGAGTTCGGCACGATCGGTGCGCGGCGCGGCGAGCACACGGTCGAGGTCACGAGCTACCGCGCGGATGCCTACGATGGTCAGTCCCGCAAGCCCGTGGTGGCCTTCGGCGACAACCTCGGGGACGACCTCGTCCGGCGTGACTTCACCGTCAACGCGATGGCGATGCGGCTTCCGTCGATGGAGTTCGTCGACCCGTATGCCGGGTTGGCGGACCTCGCCGCGCGGCGCCTGCGCACCCCGGGGCCCCCCGAGGTGTCGTTCGGCGACGACCCGCTGCGGATGATGCGCGCCTGCCGGTTCGCGGCGCAGCTCGGCGTCGACGTCGCCCCCGAGGTGCGCGAGGCGATGAGGGCGATGGCGCCGTCGATCGAGATCGTGTCGGCCGAGCGGGTCCGCGACGAGCTGACCAAGCTCCTGCTCGCCCCGCAGCCGCGGGCCGGGTTGCGGCTGCTCGTCGAGTCGGGTCTGGCCGACCACGTGCTGCCCGAGCTGCCGGCGCTCAAGCTCGAGGTCGACGAGCACCACCGCCACAAGGACGTCTACGAGCACTCGCTGACCGTCCTCGACCAGGCGATCGCGCTCGAGGGACCGCCCGACGGACCGGAGTCCTCGGTGCCGGGACCGGACCTGGTGCTCCGGCTGGCCGCGCTGCTGCACGACGTCGGCAAGCCCGCGACCCGCCGGTTCGAGGCGGGGGGCGGCGTCTCGTTCCACCACCACGAGGTGGTCGGCGCGAAGCTCACCGCGAAGAGGCTCAAGGCGCTGCGCTTCGACAAGGACACCGTCAAGGCGGTGTCGCGCCTGGTCGAGCTGCACCTGCGGTTCCACGGCTACGGCGACGGCGCCTGGACCGACTCCGCCGTGCGCCGCTACGTCACGGATGCCGGGCCGTTGCTCCCGCGGCTGCACCGGCTGACCCGGTCGGACTCGACCACCCGCAACGCCCGCAAGGCGGCCCGGCTCTCGCAGACCTATGACGCCCTCGAGGTCCGCATCGAGGCCCTCATGGAGGCCGAGGAGCTGGCCAAGGTGCGGCCCGAGCTCGACGGCAACCAGATCGCGGCCGTCCTGGGCATCAGGCCGGGCCCGGTGCTGGGTCGCGCCTACGCCCACCTCCTCGAGGTGCGCCTCGACCGGGGGATCATCGGCCAGGACGCCGTCGAGCAGGAGCTGCGCGACTGGTGGGCGCAGCAGCCCGAGTCCTCCGCGGAGCCGACCGGTCCGTGAGCGTCGCGGGGAGCGGGGGTCTGTGCACAGAGCTCCGTGCCAGTGCGCACGGAGCCGGTCTCCGCGCAGAAGGCGCCACGTCTGTGCACAGACTTCCGCTCCTCGGGGTGCGAGGGCCTGGCGCGCCGTTCCGGCATACGAAAGGGGCACCCGACCACGTGGTCAGGTGCCCCTTTCGTATGCGTCCGAGCGTCAGCGCTCTTCGGTGCCTGCGATGAAGGCCTCGAGCTTGGTGCGACCCTCGGTGTCCTCGCGCTGCACGGGCGGGGACTTCATGAGGTAGGACGAGGCGCTGATCAGCGCGCCGCCGATGCCGCGGTCCTTGGCGATCTTCGCCGCACGGATGGCGTCGATGATGATGCCGGCCGAGTTGGGGGAGTCCCAGACCTCGAGCTTGTACTCGAGGTTCAGGGGGACGTCGCCGAACGCGCGACCCTCGAGGCGGACGTAGGCCCACTTGCGGTCGTCGAGCCACGCGACGTAGTCCGACGGGCCGATGTGGACGTTGCGGCTGTCCGTCAGGCCGGCCAGCGCGCCCGTGAGGTTGGACGTGACGGCCTGGGTCTTGGAGACCTTCTTGGACTCGAGGCGCTCGCGCTCGAGCATGTTCTTGAAGTCCATGTTGCCGCCGACGTTGAGCTGGTAGGTGCGGTCCAGCGTCACGCCACGGTCCTCGAACAGCTTGGCCATCACGCGGTGCGTGATGGTCGCGCCGACCTGCGACTTGATGTCGTCACCGATGACCGGCACGCCGGC
This region includes:
- the murJ gene encoding murein biosynthesis integral membrane protein MurJ, whose amino-acid sequence is MTDRPAGEQSLARSSALMAAGTVVSRVLGFGRAALLSGVIGIGLAADTFQVANTLPNQFYLLLAGGVLNAVLVPQITKAASHDDGGHAFVNRLLTLSLALLVGATVLVTLAAPLLVRVFATREWDAHAVGLAVAFAFICLPQVFFYGLYTLFGQVLNARGHFTAYMWAPALANLVAIGGLLWFKLAFPANVKVGAWTPLMIWVLAGTATLGVAVQAVALWLPLRASGFRYRPVWGFRGVGLGSASRVAGWTFAAVALSQVGYIVTSQVMTRAGHQLYVRGEEGAGLAAYGYAFLLFMLPHSLITVSLVTALFTRLSNAAHQGDDAEVVADLGRGLRMPAVLLVPGTVAMILLGTQVARVAFFDNSPAESSAIGRVMIAMMLGLVPFGWLYLIQRVFYAYEDARTPFRLQLVVTVVATIANLVAAVVDPTHTGVVVGLGQTVSNLAAAVLGFVLLRRRLGSLRLSASVRSYVRLGLASVAAGAVTWLVLRALEAAGQERTSWTGALTEVVVGGGVFVLLALGLAHAMRVEEVGLLLDPLVRRLRRRRS
- a CDS encoding DUF6049 family protein; its protein translation is MHRASVCRVLLAAAIALPLGAATPGTASGVASRAGVGRGSASATSVALALTGMTPAVALPGQDLVVTGTMRNDGSRPLNGPTVAVVMPTDDTSLRSTREAVQNWATEVGPAQGTVVGRTRLAGAVPAGGTATFYVTVHRLASLGRAAYGAIPLSVQTGTASVRTFAGYQRTKQYEPISISWAVPLTLDPDPQLFGGPGAGRQKAWSDALADGSRVSRVIDATQDAPVTWAIDPTLTPTLLQRGVDIGSSAAQSDPETAIRTATQTRITDAAARHTPWVLPDTDADLAAVAGASTAQSLMRTLVARSQAVAQRLGGRADVAWPADGGYTLTRETALRRLFQQPALAGQVTSAAVLTTPGTTNSPGSAQRSTTGLPLLAYDDALSTLLTQTTSASAGVLSTQQFVADSVALLNELPGTQGRSVFVAAPRSFNPDPAAARAFFAAVDSIPWLTPTTTDVLLASARHAVGTAAAPVTRPTVEPGGGQPVLTSARISQLEQTVRTVRGVAQIRDDGNEFLRTWARAAEQLASTRWRAAPTAWDTLSGGVTQAARQTTTAVKVSASTINFLADSGRLQITVTNDLAVPVGNVKLTVEASNLRLRIDSQPPILRIGPKSRATVSVSVTALAAGSVPLRTRLTTPDGTVIGEGADVQVRVTPTGNWVYGGLAAVGGLVLLLGIVRTVRRRPGARLPREATTA
- a CDS encoding NUDIX domain-containing protein, with the protein product MTSPARDPERLVPARPRLPAVEERSAGGIVVDVHEGVARIAVIARRNRAGRIEWCLPKGHLENDETLQQAAAREVEEETGIEGRVLTELGTIDYWFATGQRRVHKFVHHYLLEATGGHLTIENDPDHEAIDVAWLPLREAHEHLTFPNERRIARQAWARLAGDG
- a CDS encoding CCA tRNA nucleotidyltransferase — its product is MRRATAHLAPVVPLLTELGELFAAQGHELALVGGPVRDAFLGRLSPDLDFTTSATPDETLAILRPWADAHWDIGREFGTIGARRGEHTVEVTSYRADAYDGQSRKPVVAFGDNLGDDLVRRDFTVNAMAMRLPSMEFVDPYAGLADLAARRLRTPGPPEVSFGDDPLRMMRACRFAAQLGVDVAPEVREAMRAMAPSIEIVSAERVRDELTKLLLAPQPRAGLRLLVESGLADHVLPELPALKLEVDEHHRHKDVYEHSLTVLDQAIALEGPPDGPESSVPGPDLVLRLAALLHDVGKPATRRFEAGGGVSFHHHEVVGAKLTAKRLKALRFDKDTVKAVSRLVELHLRFHGYGDGAWTDSAVRRYVTDAGPLLPRLHRLTRSDSTTRNARKAARLSQTYDALEVRIEALMEAEELAKVRPELDGNQIAAVLGIRPGPVLGRAYAHLLEVRLDRGIIGQDAVEQELRDWWAQQPESSAEPTGP
- a CDS encoding inositol-3-phosphate synthase; its protein translation is MGSVRVAIVGVGNCASSLVQGVEYYKDADPAGNVPGLMHVTFGDYHVKDVEFVAAFDVDAKKVGFDLAEAIGNSENNTIRIADVPPTGVTVQRGHTYDGIGKYYAQTIEQSDAEPVDIVQVLKDTKADVLVSYLPVGSEVADKFYAQCAIDAGVAFVNALPVFIASDPEWAAKFEAAGVPVIGDDIKSQVGATITHRVMAKLFEDRGVTLDRTYQLNVGGNMDFKNMLERERLESKKVSKTQAVTSNLTGALAGLTDSRNVHIGPSDYVAWLDDRKWAYVRLEGRAFGDVPLNLEYKLEVWDSPNSAGIIIDAIRAAKIAKDRGIGGALISASSYLMKSPPVQREDTEGRTKLEAFIAGTEER